Proteins encoded by one window of Enterobacter pseudoroggenkampii:
- the ruvA gene encoding Holliday junction branch migration protein RuvA — MIGRLRGIIIEKQPPLVLLEVGGVGYEVHMPMTCFYELPDAGKEAIVFTQFVVREDAQLLYGFNNKQERTLFRELIKTNGVGPKLALAILSGMSAPQFVNAVEREDPAALIKLPGIGKKTAERLIVEMKDRFKGLHGDLFTPAADLVLTSPGGPATDDDAEQEAVAALVALGYKPQEASRMVSKIAKPDASSETLIREALRAAL; from the coding sequence GTGATAGGCAGACTCAGAGGCATCATCATTGAAAAACAACCCCCGTTAGTGCTGCTGGAAGTGGGTGGCGTGGGCTATGAAGTCCATATGCCGATGACCTGCTTCTATGAGCTGCCGGACGCGGGCAAAGAGGCGATTGTCTTTACACAGTTTGTGGTGCGTGAAGATGCCCAACTGCTGTACGGCTTCAATAACAAGCAGGAGCGGACCCTGTTCCGCGAGCTGATTAAAACTAACGGCGTTGGCCCGAAGCTGGCGCTGGCGATTTTATCCGGCATGTCAGCGCCACAGTTTGTGAATGCCGTTGAGCGCGAAGATCCTGCTGCGCTGATTAAGCTTCCGGGCATCGGCAAGAAAACGGCAGAGCGCCTGATTGTCGAGATGAAAGACCGCTTTAAAGGTCTGCATGGCGATCTGTTCACGCCGGCTGCCGATTTGGTACTGACCTCGCCAGGCGGCCCCGCCACGGATGATGATGCCGAGCAGGAAGCGGTTGCCGCGCTGGTGGCGCTGGGCTATAAACCTCAGGAGGCCAGCCGTATGGTGAGCAAAATTGCCAAACCGGACGCCAGCAGTGAAACCCTGATTCGCGAAGCGCTGCGCGCTGCATTGTGA
- the aspS gene encoding aspartate--tRNA ligase — protein sequence MRTEYCGQLRQSHVGQQVTLCGWVNRRRDLGSLIFIDMRDREGIVQVFFDPDRADALKLASELRNEFCIQVTGTVRARDEKNVNADMATGAIEVLASDLTIINRAEALPLDSNHVNTEEARLKYRYLDLRRPEMAQRLKTRAKITSLVRRFMDDHGFLDIETPMLTKATPEGARDYLVPSRVHKGKFYALPQSPQLFKQLLMMSGFDRYYQIVKCFRDEDLRADRQPEFTQIDVETSFMTAEQVREVMEALVRSLWNDVKGVELGDFPIMTFAEAERRYGSDKPDLRNPMELVDVADLVKGVEFAVFAGPANDPKGRVAALRVPGGAALSRKQIDDYGNFIKIYGAKGLAYIKVTERAKGLEGITSPVAKFLNADIVEAILERTGAQDGDMIFFGADNKKVVADAMGALRLKLGKDLSLTDENKWAPLWVIDFPMFEDDGEGGLTAMHHPFTSPKDMTAAELKAAPEDAVANAYDMVINGYEVGGGSVRIHSGEMQQTVFGILGINEQEQREKFGFLLDALKYGTPPHAGLAFGLDRLTMLLTGTDNIRDVIAFPKTTAAACLMTEAPSFANPASLAELGIEVVKKEEKN from the coding sequence ATGCGTACAGAATATTGCGGGCAGCTGCGTCAGTCCCACGTCGGACAGCAGGTCACCCTGTGTGGTTGGGTCAATCGTCGTCGTGATCTTGGTAGCCTTATCTTCATCGATATGCGCGACCGCGAAGGTATCGTTCAGGTGTTCTTCGACCCGGATCGCGCAGATGCGTTGAAGCTGGCCTCTGAGCTGCGTAATGAGTTCTGCATTCAGGTTACCGGCACCGTGCGTGCGCGTGACGAGAAAAACGTTAACGCCGACATGGCGACGGGTGCCATTGAAGTGCTGGCGTCCGATCTGACGATCATCAACCGTGCTGAAGCGCTGCCGCTGGACTCCAACCACGTCAACACTGAAGAAGCGCGTCTGAAATACCGCTACCTGGATCTGCGTCGCCCGGAAATGGCTCAGCGCCTGAAAACCCGTGCGAAAATCACCAGCCTGGTGCGTCGCTTTATGGATGATCACGGTTTCCTCGATATCGAAACCCCGATGCTGACCAAAGCCACGCCGGAAGGCGCGCGCGACTACCTGGTCCCATCCCGCGTTCATAAAGGTAAATTCTACGCGCTGCCGCAGTCTCCGCAGCTGTTCAAACAGCTGCTGATGATGTCCGGCTTCGATCGTTACTATCAGATCGTTAAATGCTTCCGCGACGAAGACCTGCGCGCTGACCGCCAGCCAGAATTTACCCAGATCGACGTGGAAACCTCCTTCATGACCGCCGAACAGGTGCGTGAAGTGATGGAAGCCCTGGTGCGTAGCCTGTGGAACGACGTAAAAGGCGTTGAGCTGGGCGATTTCCCAATTATGACCTTCGCTGAAGCCGAGCGTCGCTACGGCTCCGACAAACCTGACCTGCGTAACCCGATGGAGCTGGTGGACGTTGCAGACCTGGTGAAAGGCGTTGAGTTTGCCGTCTTCGCTGGCCCGGCTAACGATCCTAAAGGCCGCGTGGCGGCTCTGCGCGTGCCGGGTGGTGCAGCTCTGAGCCGCAAGCAGATCGACGACTACGGCAACTTCATCAAGATCTACGGCGCGAAAGGTCTGGCCTATATTAAGGTGACCGAGCGTGCGAAAGGTCTGGAAGGTATCACCAGCCCGGTAGCGAAATTCCTGAACGCGGACATCGTGGAAGCGATCCTTGAGCGCACCGGCGCGCAGGACGGCGACATGATCTTCTTCGGCGCAGACAACAAGAAAGTTGTGGCGGATGCGATGGGCGCGCTGCGTCTGAAGCTCGGCAAAGACCTGAGCCTGACCGACGAAAACAAATGGGCGCCGCTGTGGGTTATCGACTTCCCAATGTTTGAAGACGACGGTGAAGGCGGCCTGACGGCGATGCACCACCCGTTCACCTCGCCAAAAGACATGACGGCAGCAGAGCTGAAAGCGGCGCCGGAAGACGCGGTCGCGAACGCTTATGACATGGTTATCAACGGCTACGAAGTGGGCGGCGGTTCCGTGCGTATTCACAGCGGTGAAATGCAGCAGACCGTGTTCGGCATCCTGGGCATCAACGAGCAGGAGCAGCGCGAGAAGTTTGGCTTCCTGCTGGACGCGCTGAAATACGGTACGCCTCCGCACGCAGGTCTGGCCTTCGGACTTGACCGACTGACCATGCTGCTGACCGGCACCGATAACATTCGTGATGTTATTGCCTTCCCGAAAACCACTGCCGCAGCGTGTCTGATGACCGAAGCGCCAAGCTTTGCTAACCCAGCCTCTCTGGCTGAGCTGGGCATTGAAGTGGTGAAGAAGGAAGAGAAAAACTGA
- the ruvC gene encoding crossover junction endodeoxyribonuclease RuvC, protein MSIILGIDPGSRVTGYGVIRQVGRQLTYLGSGCIRTKVDDLPSRLKLIYAGVSEIITQFQPDYFAIEQVFMAKNADSALKLGQARGVAIVAAVNQDLPVFEYAARQVKQTVVGIGSAEKSQVQHMVRTLLKLPANPQADAADALAIAITHCHVSQNAMQMSESRLNLARGRLR, encoded by the coding sequence ATGTCGATTATTCTCGGGATTGACCCAGGCTCACGCGTCACCGGTTATGGCGTTATCCGTCAGGTGGGACGCCAGTTAACCTACCTCGGCAGCGGCTGTATTCGCACCAAAGTGGACGATCTGCCGTCGCGCCTGAAGCTCATTTATGCGGGCGTGTCGGAGATCATCACCCAGTTTCAGCCGGACTATTTCGCTATCGAGCAGGTCTTTATGGCGAAAAACGCCGATTCGGCGCTAAAGCTCGGTCAGGCGCGCGGAGTGGCCATTGTGGCTGCGGTCAACCAGGATTTGCCGGTATTTGAATACGCGGCACGTCAGGTCAAGCAGACGGTGGTGGGCATTGGTAGCGCGGAGAAAAGTCAGGTGCAGCACATGGTGCGTACCCTGCTGAAGCTGCCAGCGAACCCGCAGGCCGACGCCGCGGATGCGCTGGCGATTGCGATTACCCACTGTCACGTCAGCCAGAACGCGATGCAGATGAGCGAGTCGCGGCTTAATCTGGCGCGAGGCAGGTTACGATAA
- the znuB gene encoding zinc ABC transporter permease subunit ZnuB — protein sequence MIELLLPGWLAGIMLACAAGPLGSFVVWRRMSYFGDTLAHASLLGVAFGLLLNVNPFYAVIVVTLLLAAGLVWLEKRPHLAIDTLLGIMAHSALSLGLVVVSLMSNIRVDLMAYLFGDLLAVTPDDLIAIAIGVVVVLAILLWQWRNLLAMTVSPDLAFVDGVKLQRVKLLLMLVTALTIGVAMKFVGALIITSLLIIPAATARRFARTPEQMAGVAVIVGMIAVTGGLTFSAFYDTPAGPSVVLSAAVLFIFSMMKKTAN from the coding sequence ATGATTGAACTGTTACTGCCCGGCTGGCTGGCCGGGATTATGCTTGCCTGCGCCGCGGGTCCGCTCGGCTCGTTTGTCGTCTGGCGCAGAATGTCCTATTTCGGCGATACCCTTGCGCACGCGTCCCTGCTGGGTGTTGCCTTTGGTCTGTTGCTTAATGTGAACCCGTTTTACGCGGTGATTGTGGTCACGCTGTTGCTGGCCGCCGGTCTGGTCTGGCTGGAGAAGCGCCCTCACCTCGCAATTGATACGCTGCTTGGCATTATGGCGCACAGTGCCCTGTCACTGGGCCTGGTGGTGGTCAGCCTGATGTCGAATATCCGCGTGGATCTGATGGCTTACCTGTTCGGTGACCTGCTGGCCGTCACGCCAGACGATCTCATCGCTATCGCCATTGGCGTGGTGGTGGTGCTCGCTATTCTGCTCTGGCAGTGGCGTAACCTGCTGGCCATGACCGTCAGCCCGGACCTGGCGTTTGTCGACGGCGTGAAGCTGCAGCGCGTTAAGCTGCTGCTGATGCTGGTAACGGCGTTAACCATAGGCGTGGCGATGAAGTTTGTCGGCGCGCTGATTATTACGTCGCTGCTGATCATCCCTGCGGCTACGGCGCGTCGTTTTGCCCGTACGCCGGAGCAGATGGCCGGTGTGGCCGTGATTGTCGGAATGATTGCGGTAACGGGTGGACTCACCTTCTCGGCGTTCTATGACACGCCTGCGGGGCCGTCTGTGGTGTTGAGTGCAGCGGTGCTGTTTATCTTCAGTATGATGAAGAAGACCGCAAATTAA
- the nudB gene encoding dihydroneopterin triphosphate diphosphatase, translating into MEYKLPVSVLVVIYAEDTKRVLMLQRRDDPDFWQSVTGSLEEGETAPQAAAREVKEEVAIDVAREQLTLKDCQRTVEFEIFSHLRHRYAPGTSRNTESWFCLALPHEREIVFTEHLTYRWVNAAEAAALTKSWSNRQAIEEFVINAA; encoded by the coding sequence ATGGAATATAAGCTTCCCGTTTCGGTTCTGGTGGTCATTTATGCAGAAGACACGAAGCGGGTGCTGATGTTGCAGCGGCGCGATGACCCTGATTTCTGGCAGTCGGTAACCGGCAGTCTGGAAGAGGGAGAAACCGCGCCGCAGGCCGCCGCGCGTGAAGTAAAGGAAGAGGTCGCCATTGACGTTGCCCGCGAGCAACTGACCCTGAAGGACTGTCAGCGCACGGTGGAGTTTGAAATTTTTAGCCATTTACGTCATCGCTACGCGCCGGGTACCAGCCGCAACACGGAGTCGTGGTTCTGTCTCGCGCTCCCCCATGAACGGGAGATCGTGTTTACCGAACACCTGACCTACCGCTGGGTGAATGCGGCGGAGGCCGCCGCACTGACCAAGTCGTGGAGCAACCGGCAGGCGATTGAAGAATTTGTAATTAACGCTGCCTGA
- the ruvB gene encoding Holliday junction branch migration DNA helicase RuvB: MIEADRLVSAGTIQADDVVDRAIRPKLLDEYIGQPQVRSQMEIFIQAAKLRGDALDHLLIFGPPGLGKTTLANIVANEMGVNLRTTSGPVLEKAGDLAAMLTNLEPHDVLFIDEIHRLSPVVEEVLYPAMEDYQLDIMIGEGPAARSIKIDLPPFTLIGATTRAGSLTSPLRDRFGIVQRLEFYQVADLQHIVGRSARYMGLEMSEEGAFEVAKRSRGTPRIANRLLRRVRDFAEVKHDGSISAEIAAQALDMLNVDAEGFDYMDRKLLLAVLDKFFGGPVGLDNLAAAIGEERETIEDVLEPYLIQQGFLQRTPRGRMATVRAWNHFGITPPAMP, encoded by the coding sequence ATGATTGAAGCAGACCGCCTGGTATCGGCAGGCACTATTCAGGCAGATGACGTGGTGGATCGCGCGATCCGCCCAAAACTGCTTGATGAGTATATCGGCCAGCCGCAGGTTCGTTCCCAGATGGAGATTTTCATCCAGGCGGCAAAGCTGCGCGGCGATGCGCTCGATCACCTGCTGATTTTTGGCCCTCCAGGTTTGGGGAAAACCACGCTGGCGAATATCGTCGCCAATGAAATGGGCGTCAACCTGCGCACCACCTCCGGCCCGGTGCTGGAGAAGGCGGGCGATCTCGCTGCGATGCTGACCAACCTCGAACCGCATGACGTGCTGTTTATCGATGAGATCCACCGCCTGTCGCCGGTGGTGGAGGAAGTGCTCTATCCGGCGATGGAAGATTACCAGCTGGATATCATGATTGGCGAAGGCCCGGCCGCGCGCTCCATCAAAATCGATCTGCCGCCGTTTACCCTGATTGGTGCAACGACGCGGGCCGGGTCGTTGACCTCTCCGCTGCGCGACCGTTTCGGTATCGTGCAGCGTCTTGAGTTTTACCAGGTGGCGGACCTCCAGCATATCGTTGGCCGTAGCGCCCGCTATATGGGGCTGGAAATGAGCGAAGAGGGCGCGTTTGAAGTGGCGAAGCGTTCCCGCGGTACGCCGCGTATCGCTAACCGCCTGCTGCGCCGCGTACGTGACTTTGCCGAAGTGAAGCACGATGGCTCGATTTCCGCCGAGATCGCCGCGCAGGCGCTGGATATGCTGAACGTCGATGCCGAAGGCTTTGACTATATGGACCGTAAACTGCTGCTGGCGGTGCTGGATAAGTTCTTTGGCGGCCCGGTCGGGCTGGATAACCTGGCGGCGGCAATCGGGGAAGAGCGCGAAACCATCGAGGACGTGCTTGAACCGTATCTAATCCAGCAGGGCTTCCTGCAGCGCACCCCGCGTGGACGTATGGCGACGGTGCGGGCGTGGAATCATTTTGGCATTACGCCACCGGCAATGCCGTAA
- the znuA gene encoding zinc ABC transporter substrate-binding protein ZnuA has protein sequence MLHKNTLLFAALSAALWGTTAQDVNAAVVASLKPLGFIASAIADGVTETQVLLPDGASEHDYSLRPSDVKRLQNADLVVWIGPEMEAFMQKSAKQVAGEKQVAIADLPGVKPLLMKGADDDGDEHDHHAAEGEKGDGDHHHGEYNMHLWLSPEIARLSAVAIHDKLVELMPQSRAKLDANLKDFEAQLAATDKQVGNELAPLKGKGYFVFHDAYGYYEKHYGLTPLGHFTVNPEIQPGAQRLHEIRTQLVEQKATCVFAEPQFRPAVVEAVARGTSVRMGTLDPLGTNIQLSKASYSQFLSQLANQYASCLKGD, from the coding sequence ATGTTACATAAAAATACGCTTCTTTTCGCAGCATTATCCGCTGCCCTTTGGGGTACAACCGCACAAGATGTTAACGCTGCGGTTGTCGCTTCGCTTAAACCACTCGGATTCATCGCGTCGGCCATTGCAGACGGGGTCACGGAAACCCAGGTTCTGCTCCCTGATGGTGCATCCGAGCATGACTATTCCCTGCGCCCGTCAGATGTAAAACGCTTACAAAACGCGGACTTAGTCGTCTGGATTGGCCCGGAAATGGAAGCGTTCATGCAGAAGTCAGCAAAACAGGTTGCCGGCGAAAAGCAGGTCGCGATTGCAGACCTCCCCGGCGTGAAACCGCTGCTCATGAAAGGGGCGGATGACGACGGTGACGAACATGACCATCACGCTGCAGAGGGTGAAAAAGGTGATGGAGATCACCATCACGGCGAGTACAACATGCATCTTTGGTTATCCCCAGAGATAGCGCGGCTTTCAGCGGTTGCAATCCATGACAAATTAGTGGAACTTATGCCGCAAAGTCGAGCCAAACTAGACGCCAACCTGAAGGATTTTGAGGCACAATTAGCCGCAACCGATAAGCAGGTAGGTAATGAGCTCGCACCGTTGAAAGGTAAAGGGTATTTCGTTTTTCATGACGCCTATGGCTATTACGAAAAACACTACGGTTTGACCCCGCTGGGTCATTTTACCGTCAATCCTGAAATTCAGCCTGGTGCGCAGCGTTTACATGAAATCAGAACACAGCTGGTTGAGCAAAAAGCGACATGCGTTTTTGCTGAGCCACAGTTCAGGCCAGCGGTCGTAGAAGCCGTGGCCAGGGGAACATCCGTGCGCATGGGAACCCTTGACCCGCTAGGTACGAATATCCAGTTGAGCAAAGCGAGCTATTCGCAGTTCCTCAGCCAACTGGCGAACCAGTATGCGAGCTGCCTGAAAGGAGATTAA
- a CDS encoding YebC/PmpR family DNA-binding transcriptional regulator: MAGHSKWANTKHRKAAQDAKRGKIFTKIIRELVTAARLGGGDPASNPRLRAAVDKALSNNMTRDTLNRAIARGVGGDEDANMETIIYEGYGPGGTAVMVECLSDNRNRTVAEVRHAFTKTGGNLGTDGSVAYLFSKKGVISFEKGDEDAIMEAALEAGAEDVVTFDDGAIDVYTAWEEMGAVRDALEAAGLKADNAEVSMIPSTKADMDAETAPKLLRLIDMLEDCDDVQEVYHNGEISDEVAATL, from the coding sequence ATGGCAGGTCATAGTAAGTGGGCCAACACCAAACACCGCAAAGCGGCACAGGATGCCAAGCGCGGTAAGATCTTTACCAAAATCATTCGCGAGCTGGTGACGGCAGCGCGTCTGGGCGGCGGTGACCCGGCTTCTAACCCGCGTCTGCGCGCGGCGGTTGATAAAGCGCTGTCCAACAACATGACGCGTGACACCCTAAACCGTGCTATCGCACGTGGTGTGGGCGGCGATGAAGACGCGAACATGGAAACCATCATTTATGAAGGTTACGGCCCTGGCGGTACGGCGGTGATGGTTGAGTGCCTGTCCGACAACCGTAACCGTACCGTTGCGGAAGTGCGCCACGCGTTCACCAAAACCGGTGGCAACCTGGGCACTGACGGTTCCGTTGCTTACCTGTTCAGCAAAAAAGGCGTCATCTCCTTCGAGAAAGGCGATGAAGATGCGATCATGGAAGCGGCGCTGGAAGCCGGTGCGGAAGACGTGGTGACCTTCGATGACGGTGCTATCGACGTTTACACCGCATGGGAAGAGATGGGTGCCGTGCGCGACGCGCTGGAAGCGGCTGGCCTGAAAGCGGACAACGCTGAAGTCTCCATGATCCCGTCCACCAAAGCGGACATGGATGCGGAAACCGCACCAAAACTGCTGCGTCTGATCGACATGCTCGAAGACTGCGACGACGTGCAGGAAGTGTACCACAACGGTGAAATCTCTGATGAGGTTGCAGCGACTCTCTAA
- the lpxM gene encoding lauroyl-Kdo(2)-lipid IV(A) myristoyltransferase (LpxM is lauroyl-Kdo(2)-lipid IV(A) myristoyltransferase, an enzyme characterized in Escherichia coli and involved in biosynthesis of the form of lipid A found in that species and some closely related species.), with translation METQKNNIEYIPEFEKSFRHPRNWGAWLGVYAFAGMAMLPASVRDPVLGKIGRLAGRLGKSARRRAQINLYYCFPEKSDAEREAIIDEMYTTAPQAMAMMAELALKGPDKIVDRIDWKGLEIIEEMRRNDEKVIFLVPHGWGVDIPAMLMASQGQKMAAMFHNQGNKIFDFVWNTVRRRFGGRLHARNDGIKPFIQSVRQGYWGYYLPDQDHGPEHSEFVDFFATYKATLPAIGRLMKVCRARVIPLFPVYDGKTHRLSIEVRPPMDDLLTADDHTIARRMNEEVEILVGPHAEQYTWILKLLKTRKPGETEPYKRKELYPTK, from the coding sequence ATGGAAACCCAAAAAAACAATATTGAATACATTCCTGAGTTTGAAAAATCCTTCCGCCATCCGCGCAACTGGGGCGCCTGGCTTGGTGTTTACGCCTTTGCGGGGATGGCGATGCTGCCTGCCTCTGTTCGCGATCCCGTTCTGGGTAAAATTGGTCGTCTGGCGGGGCGTTTAGGCAAGAGCGCCCGCCGTCGTGCGCAGATCAACCTCTATTACTGTTTTCCTGAGAAAAGCGACGCCGAGCGCGAGGCAATCATTGATGAGATGTATACTACCGCGCCGCAGGCCATGGCGATGATGGCGGAGCTGGCGCTGAAAGGGCCGGATAAAATCGTCGATCGCATTGACTGGAAAGGGCTGGAGATCATCGAGGAGATGCGCCGCAATGACGAGAAAGTCATTTTCCTCGTCCCCCACGGCTGGGGCGTTGATATTCCGGCGATGCTGATGGCCTCTCAGGGCCAGAAGATGGCGGCAATGTTCCACAATCAGGGCAATAAGATTTTCGATTTTGTCTGGAACACGGTGCGTCGTCGTTTTGGCGGACGCCTGCATGCCCGTAACGATGGCATTAAGCCCTTCATTCAGTCGGTACGTCAGGGGTACTGGGGCTACTATCTACCGGATCAGGATCACGGCCCCGAGCACAGCGAGTTTGTCGATTTCTTTGCGACCTATAAAGCGACGCTCCCTGCGATAGGTCGCCTGATGAAAGTCTGTCGTGCCCGCGTGATCCCGCTATTCCCGGTCTATGACGGCAAAACGCATCGTCTGAGTATTGAGGTCCGTCCTCCGATGGACGATCTGCTGACCGCAGACGACCACACCATCGCGCGTCGAATGAACGAAGAGGTAGAGATACTGGTGGGGCCGCATGCCGAACAGTACACGTGGATTCTGAAGCTGCTTAAAACGCGCAAACCGGGCGAAACAGAGCCGTATAAACGCAAAGAGCTGTATCCAACGAAATAA
- the mepM gene encoding murein DD-endopeptidase MepM, with protein sequence MQQIARSVALAFNNLPRPHRVMLGSLTVLTLAVAVWRPYVYHPSSAPIIKTIELEKSEIRSLLPEASEPIDQAAQEDEAIPQDELDDKTENEAGIHEYVVSTGDTLSSVLNQYGIDMGNISQLAAADKDLRNLKIGQQLSWTLTADGDLQRLTWEMSRRETRTYDRTANGFKMTSEMQKGDWVNSVLKGTVGASFVSSARDAGLTSAEISSVIKAMQWQMDFRKLKKGDEFSVLMSREMLDGKREQSQLLGVRLRSEGKDYYAIRAEDGKFYDRSGTGLAKGFLRFPTAKQFRVSSNFNPRRLNPVTGRVAPHRGVDFAMPQGTPVLAVGDGEVVVAKRSGAAGYYVAVRHGRTYTTRYMHLRKLLVKPGQKVKRGDRIAISGNTGRSTGPHLHYEVWINQQAVNPLTAKLPRTEGLTGKDRTDYLAQVKEVMPQLSLN encoded by the coding sequence GTGCAACAGATAGCCCGCTCTGTCGCCCTGGCATTTAACAATCTGCCTCGACCCCACCGCGTTATGCTGGGGTCGCTTACAGTACTCACCTTAGCGGTCGCCGTCTGGCGGCCCTATGTTTACCACCCGAGTTCTGCCCCTATCATCAAAACCATTGAGCTTGAAAAGAGCGAAATCCGTTCTTTGCTGCCTGAAGCCAGTGAGCCTATCGACCAGGCGGCTCAGGAAGATGAAGCCATTCCGCAGGATGAGCTGGACGATAAAACCGAGAACGAAGCCGGTATTCACGAATATGTTGTGTCTACCGGGGACACGCTGAGCAGCGTGCTGAACCAGTACGGCATCGACATGGGCAATATCAGCCAGCTGGCGGCTGCGGATAAAGATCTTCGTAACCTGAAAATCGGACAACAGCTCTCCTGGACACTAACGGCGGATGGCGATCTCCAGCGTCTGACCTGGGAAATGTCCCGCCGCGAAACCCGCACCTACGATCGCACTGCAAACGGTTTCAAGATGACCAGCGAAATGCAGAAGGGCGACTGGGTTAACAGCGTTCTGAAAGGCACCGTGGGCGCGAGCTTTGTCTCCAGCGCGCGAGATGCGGGCTTGACCAGCGCTGAAATCAGTTCGGTGATCAAAGCCATGCAGTGGCAGATGGATTTCCGTAAGCTGAAGAAGGGCGATGAGTTCTCCGTTCTGATGTCCCGCGAAATGCTGGACGGCAAGCGCGAGCAAAGCCAGCTGCTGGGCGTACGTCTGCGCTCTGAGGGCAAAGATTACTACGCGATTCGTGCCGAAGACGGTAAGTTCTATGACCGCAGCGGTACGGGTCTTGCGAAAGGCTTCCTGCGTTTCCCGACGGCAAAACAGTTCCGCGTCTCCTCGAACTTTAACCCGCGTCGTCTGAACCCGGTAACCGGGCGCGTCGCGCCGCACCGTGGCGTTGACTTTGCCATGCCGCAGGGCACGCCGGTACTGGCGGTAGGGGATGGCGAAGTGGTGGTGGCCAAGCGTAGCGGTGCCGCCGGATATTATGTCGCGGTACGTCATGGTCGTACTTATACGACCCGCTATATGCACCTGCGTAAGCTGCTGGTCAAACCGGGCCAGAAGGTGAAGCGCGGGGACCGTATCGCGATCTCCGGCAATACCGGACGTTCTACCGGCCCGCACCTGCACTATGAAGTGTGGATCAACCAACAAGCAGTGAACCCGCTGACCGCGAAACTGCCGCGCACTGAAGGCCTGACAGGTAAAGATCGTACTGATTATCTGGCGCAGGTGAAAGAGGTGATGCCGCAGCTGAGCTTAAACTAA
- the znuC gene encoding zinc ABC transporter ATP-binding protein ZnuC has product MTTLVSLENISVSFGQRRVLSDVSLDLKPGKILTLLGPNGAGKSTLVRVVLGLVAPDEGVIKREEKLRIGYVPQKLHLDATLPLTVSRFLRLRPGTRKADILPALKRVQAGHLVDAPLQKLSGGETQRVLLARALLSSPQLLVLDEPTQGVDVNGQVALYDLIDQLRRELDCAVLMVSHDLHLVMAKTDEVLCLNHHICCSGTPEVVSMHPEFISMFGPRGAEQLGIYRHHHNHRHDLQGRIVLRRGNGHS; this is encoded by the coding sequence ATGACGACATTGGTTTCCCTTGAAAATATTTCGGTCTCATTTGGCCAGCGCCGCGTCCTCTCTGACGTGTCGCTCGATCTGAAGCCCGGCAAAATTCTGACGCTGCTCGGCCCCAATGGCGCAGGCAAATCCACCCTGGTGCGCGTGGTGCTGGGTCTGGTCGCACCCGATGAAGGCGTGATCAAGCGCGAGGAAAAATTGCGTATCGGTTATGTGCCGCAAAAACTTCATCTCGACGCCACGCTGCCGCTGACGGTCAGCCGCTTCCTGCGTCTGCGCCCCGGCACGCGTAAAGCCGATATTCTCCCGGCACTGAAACGCGTGCAGGCGGGCCATCTTGTCGATGCGCCGCTGCAAAAACTGTCCGGCGGTGAAACTCAGCGAGTCTTACTTGCCCGCGCGCTGCTGAGCAGCCCGCAGCTGCTGGTGCTGGATGAGCCGACTCAGGGTGTGGATGTGAATGGTCAGGTTGCGCTTTATGATTTGATCGACCAGCTACGTCGAGAGCTTGATTGCGCAGTGCTGATGGTGTCTCACGATCTCCATCTGGTGATGGCAAAAACCGACGAAGTGCTGTGTCTCAACCACCATATCTGCTGCTCCGGCACGCCAGAAGTGGTCTCCATGCACCCGGAGTTTATCTCTATGTTCGGCCCTCGCGGCGCTGAACAGCTGGGCATCTATCGCCATCATCATAATCATCGCCATGATTTACAGGGACGAATCGTACTGCGTCGGGGAAATGGACACTCATGA